agaccTAAATTCTTTCATGAAAACAACCTTGACCTGCTCTGTCACAGTGCTTTTACTTTATCATCAATAACCAGCTCTACTTGTCTACCTGATACTGAAATTcttacatttcagttttttcagttCTGTTCTTCCTTTCTGAAGCATTTTACTCTGCTTTAGAGAATGATGTGCTCCTAAAGGTGCTGGCTTTGAGGTGCAGACATGGGGTCATTCCTATCCACTGGCACGTGACGctcaatgaatgaatgaatgagcagAGCTCAGTCGTCTTAGTGAACTTTGCCGTTTgtccaaaaataaaatgcaggtAAACAAACTTCATTGTTATTGCAAAAATCAGTCACAATAACCACCTGAAGTGTTTCATCATCCTCAGTAAACACATTTCTTTCACACTGATCCTCAAAATAAGCAGAGTAACTAAGCTGCTAAAATATGGCTGATCTCACTGGAACATTCACCTTTTGCCTCCATGCCCCCCAACCCTCCCTCCCTGAATCTGATCCCCTTTCCCGTCCCTCAGCCTTGTGTGAAAGAGGCCATCACATGACGTGACTTGGCCCTTTGTGGCAGCATGCAGGGTGGCGGTGAGGCGAGTGACTGGGATTGGGAGCTGCTGTTACAGTGAGGTATTGATTCAGCACAGATTAAGGAAAAGTATGGGGGGGCTCAGCTTCCACTTCTTTGCAAAGACCCCCCGCCCCCCTCCCAATTATTACCTATAGgagttcatatttttttctggttatttccattttttctttacCCTTAACTCTCTCCCAGTCACTTTCCATCTGCTGTTTCTCCTTTGCAATCACCTCCCCCTCTGCCTGCTCCTTTCTGACCCCCCCTCTCCAACTTCTCTCACTCTTTCTCAATGAGGTATTCATGTGACCCACCTGCTGTCCGCCGCTTAGCGTTAGCCTGACTAAAGAGCAGCTCTGTGCTCTTGTTGGCCCGCGCCGTCAGCCAGCCTCATTCACAGTTCACACGCCTGCCTCAGCCGCTGCATGCCCAGGGTGCAAACCAAGGAGAGGGAGGGGTTAGCAGTAGGGGGGGGTCGTGGTCCAGTTAGGGTGGGGTCTCTTGGGTGGCATTGGAGCGCAAACTGGGTTCTGTCGGGCATAGGATGCTGCGCAAGGTTCCTTGATGCTGGTGCACTTGGCTAAACTCGCCATCATGTTTGGCCTGAGGAGTTCAGGTGGAAGTTACGAGAAGATGCGGAGCGAGTACCAACTAGACGTGGAGAACCCTTTCAGCCTGGAGGTTGGTTTATTGGGTTTAGggtttgctttaaaaatgtgtgacaTTGCTGTTGAGAGATGTCACTTGtctttgtatatttttaatactgtttttaaaaaacttttctcTCTCCATCCAACTTTATCTGCAGATCTTTTGTGGTTGCCTGATATATGTGGTGACTGTGATATGTGAATGTCAAAGAGCTTTTGTTTGCCTCTATATAAAACAAACCCAAAAGGattttgtggcattttttcctgttttagagTCTTTTTTCACACCTGATTGAACCCTCTTTTGTTCCTTTGTAAAACTATGTTGCTGAATAAGTGCAGCTATTGAACGGAACTGAATCTGTTTTTCAGTTCTTGTAAAAGCAGATTCTTTAGCTATTTTTTACAAAGCGAAGGTGAGGCGTAaagcacctttattttaattCTCCTCAGTTGTTTCCTATAAATTGAagagtttcattttcattgtgATCAAAACATCGCAAACAAATCTTCCAATTTCTCTTCTTCCACAGGTGACCAAGCAGATCCACGAGCATGAGCAGGAGAGCGAACTACGGGAACAGATGTCGGGCTACAAGCGCATGCGGCGGCAGCACCAGAAGCAGCTGATCGCTCTGGAGAACAAGTTGAAGGCCGAGATGGACGAGCACCGACTGAAGCTGCAGAAGGAGGTGGAGACGCAGGCCAACAACGCCTACATCGAGCTGGAGAAGCTGGCCAAACGCCACGCCGGGCAGACCGAGAAGGAGGTGGGATATGTGAGGAGCTGAGGGGGGGCTCATAGGACATGATTGGAAATGCATGAGTGGATGCATAAGAACAGTAACCTCTAAGTTATTTCGCAGATGATCAAGCTGACCTTCATGTAACAGGCAACAGTTGGCTGAGGGATAAGGTGTGCTTTGGAAAAACCGGGGAGGACATAATGTTTGATTCTTCAGCTGCTGTAGAAAAGCTTGTTGAAAAGTGAAACTCAGTTCAACATGTGTCTTTTTTACCTTAATCAGCAGCATCACTTTTACCCTGAATGCTAAGGAAAGTTTTGACACGCTGCTGCCACCCAATGATTCATGAAATGAAAGACAAGTGCAGAAGTGGGTCACAGAATGTCACGCTCTGAAAAACAAGCTGCATATCTATTGTGATTAGCAGGCAGCGTGCCGGACCTGCCAGGGAGATAGTGTATCTGTTCATGTACAGTGGACCAGGATGCATACATAAACAGCAACATAAACACAATTTTACATGTAGGAGGCATGTCACTCAGTTAAACCGATAAATATTCCAGTAGAGCAGATATTGACTTTCATTATCAAAATGTCCATTGATTGTAAAAAGATTGCTTTAGTAGTATATCTGCTCTCCATGACTTATATCTGTATATCACTTAACCTGTTTAATAAGTATCGGGCATCATCAATTGcctatttttttcctaaaatatATGCCCATATTGAGTTTTTCTCTAATTATGTGTTAAATATATTTAACGCTGACATTAGACACGGAAGAGAAGAGTTCTGCCAAAAAGTTGTCTAGTTTgtatatgtgtttttttttttaaatatatacatgaaaataaatccaATCAAAAGCCAGTGTGATATTTTGGATGGGAtataattgttttttgttttgttcttttttgtcgaTCAACGTGGAGATTATGATGTTATTaactggatatttattttgataaaatgtTGTCTGAAAGCCCCCCTCAATGTTCATACAGCCTCAAGGTGTCAAGAAATACAATTTCTTCTATCTTTTTGATATCTGACCAAAACTCTTACTTGTTATTTTAGCTGTCAAGTGATCTAAAAGTTTATTACGattcatctcagaattttgcatttcattgcTTTTAATCTCCTTTGTTACATTATTAAATTACActatttacatttcaaaaaaattttaattcattttttgtacaTAAAACTAAGGGTAATCAACCTCCTGTTTGAATACagaccttttatttttaaagaaaatttttgTGTTAAACTTTGGGTTGATTGAAGATTATGGCATTAATTTAACCTACGAAGaaggaacttgtcatggattgaaaaggaaataagggaaaagtaaaaaagtaaatatttgataCCACAAGGCACAGATGACTTTTGTCTggttcactgagctgtctgtgagtttttaatagttaaatgagacattagggagcagtggtggacatATTTTAAACCACTGTGACTGCTTAAAAAGTCgatgcactaattgtggaccacATCAGGATTAATACATTGATGCTGACAGCCCTACAGACTATTATCactctgaaaaataaatataatttattgcaggtattttatttattgattgtcTACAGTATAAATGAGGTATTTCATGACTGTGTTTATTGTTCAGTGGTGAGTTTGTAGCCTGTCACCAGTTATGCTGCACATGCTAAACTAAAAGCCTCTTCTCTCCCGCTCTGTCCCCTGCAGATGAAGACAGCGTTAACAGATGAAAAGAAGTTCCAGCAGCAGATTGTGACCCAGCAGAAGAAGGAGCTGACCACCTTCCTGGATAACCAAAAAAAGCAGTACAAACTTTGCAAGGAGAAGATTAAGGAGGTGAGAcacatttccttttcttttcttttttttctttttttttttttttttacttctttgtaCGCCCTCTCTCATGTGTCACACATGAGGTCGTGTTTACTGTTTACTGTTGAATCAGCCCTCCTCCACACAAACGTGCACATTCAGTACCCCTAAAAACAcctttctgagatgtgttgagTCACTCAGCCTACTCACTATGTTCCTAcacatgtgaaaaaaaaacacattcagagTACATACAATGTGCATCTGTGTGCCTCCTCAACCTTGAAACTGAGAGAAAATGCTCCTGTGGGCTGCCAGTGTGATACTCAGTGTTTTCCAGTCACTAGATAAGTGACTAAAATTAGGTCAGCACAGTTAAAAGAAAGCGTCACTGGCAGGGAGAGATATTTCCCACCAACTGAGGGCTATAACAGAATCAGACACCACAGAGAGCAGGGATCAGGCTCATGTGTTAAGTGCATTAGCCTGAGTTGTAGATTACCTTAAAGCCcatgaaagagaaagaggagtcATACTGAGGAGGAATGGATGCGGCTGAAATGTTTTTCCCAACCCTCCTCTGGCAATGAAAGTCATTGGTGGTGTGAAACAAAAGGTCAAATGGAGTTGGGTGTATGTTCGCAGCAAAATACAAAATGTTGTGGACTCTATTTTATGTTAAGgagatttgttttcattaaaaacatgcatttatctCCATTATTTGGACATGTTATGCTTGTGATAAAACGCATTTGCTTGTAAAGTGTCCATTGGTTTTAGgcttaaatttcaaataatgTTTTGTTGACTAGAATAGGACAGTGACTAGATGAACTAGATTTTTTCTGCGCGAATAACTATTTAACAGATATATCACACAGAATTCCACGCAGAATCCACCTGACATAGCTGAATTGAACATATAAATAGGCTAAAGTCATGTGCTAACTCCTATATTTTGAAACCTTGTTTCCTCTCAGGAGATGAATGAGGACCATAGCACACCCAAAAAGGAGAAGCAGGAGCGCCTGTCCAAGCACAAGGAGAACATGCAGCATTCCCAAGCTGAAGAGGAGGCTCATCTCCTCGCACAACAGAGAGTTTTCTATGACAGGAACTGCCGTGGCTTCAAGCGCAAAGTCATGATCAAGAGGCATGACTTGGAGCAAGAACAGATTCGAGAGGTGTGAAGGacgtacatttaaaaaaaacaccacatgCAATTCAGACACTAATAgtaaaaatttcaattttttatttgaaaataaagactTACTTGACCAAAACTCAGGTTTACCAAACCAAATTATGTCCATGTCAAGAGTTTAAATTGAACTGAAACCTCTTGCTTATTTGGTAGTTGTTTGTGATGAGGGTGTAAACGGGCCTGACAGgattataaaacaaaaagctGTCTCTGTCAGCAAACTCAGGGTTTTTCTTAATAGTTACAACCATTGTTCTTCAGATCTGTGAGGTGTTTCCTAGTAAGACTAAGAAGATTATTGCAGGGTAAAGCAAGGCAACAATTTCATAATCTGTAAAAGCCGTTGTGTAAATCTGACAAATTATTAGAAACTTCAAAACCTGTCTttagcaaaacacatgaaactcTAAGTCACGTTTTTGATAACAAAATGTTTCAGTGGACAGAAAGCGaagtttttaaattcaaaatgaatccCAGTGATTTAAACGGAATTTGTAATTACCCCAAACCATTTAATTTCAAGTATTAATTGATTTTTTCATCTGTTAAGAAAAGCCAACGTTAGTAAGAActgaaacatggagaaaaatgaagGATTCCTTATTGggaacatttttatgttatattAGCATCACCCTGCTGTAAGTCAacccctcttcctcctcttctgtcAGGAACTGAACAAGAAGAAGACCCAAAAAGAGATGGAGCACGCCATGTTAATCCGCCACGACGAGTCCATGCAGGAGCTGGAGCACAGGCAGCTCAAGACCCTGCAGAAGCTGCGGATGGACCTGATCCGCCTGCAACACCAGACCGAGCTGGAGAACCAGATAGAATACAACAACCGGCGGGAGCGGGAGCTCCACCGCAAACATGTGCTGGAGCTCCGGCAGCAGCCCAAGAACCTCAAAGTGAGTCAACACAGAGATGGAAGAATTTCCCATGCAGTATATTTAGGATACTGGTGATTGAAATGCAGGGTGGAAGCACCTTTTTGGATTTCTTTTGTTTAgagattcattttttaaattctacttGTGTATTTGAAATGCTAAATATGTTCCACCTCTTAAGATGGTGCAAGCCATGAGCAACTTCCTTTATATGTGGAAGATTTTGATATAACACTGATGCAAGATGGATGTaacaaattaatttgaaaaaaaatgtgcagaaccATAAAAATGAGTCATCCCTGGATGTCATCTCAGTTTGATTTGCTTTTGAGGATAATAAAGAAGAGAGCTTCTGCCCCCGGTCATTTTAAACCTTGAATCTTAGCAGTAAAATCCTTAAAGCAGAAACTGATTGAATATGCTCTTAATTTAActgtaatttctcatttttttctgcctgtttcttcCCCTTCACCAGGCTCTGGAGCTGCAGATCAAGAAGCAGTTTCAGGACACATGTAAGGTGCAGACTAAGCAGTACAAGGCCCTGCGCCATCACCAGATGGAAGTTACGCCCAAGGCCGAGCACAAAACGGTGCTCAAGGCCCTGAAGGATGAGCAGACACGCAAGCTGGCCATCCTGGCTGAGCAATACGAGCAGAGCATCAACGAAATGATGGCCTCACAGGCGGTGAGTGGAGAGACGTTTTCTAGATGGTTTTATATCTGAGCATTCACCCTCTGTTTTTGGACACTGAAGGTGTCAATTTTAGAGATATAAAATGTGTGCTTGTTGAAGATTTTGAGGCCTTATTTTTACTGTTGCTTATGACTGTGTTTTTCTTCCCTCTTGTTTGTCCTCGTCTTATGTGTCTTTGCCTCACATCTCTCCTAAATCTTTATGTCACCCTTCATGTTTTTTCTGCACCCTTTCCACTGTCTGTCCCCGTTGCCCTTCCACTTTCCTCTTTCCTTCCTCccattttctttcttgtttatCTCTATTCCCTCTTTCTCCTGTCTCTTTCCAtgtgtctctccctctctttttctcattctctctctctctttgtaccccccccccccttgtgGCCCATGGTCGGCTGTGTCAGCTGCGTCTGGACGAAGCCCAGGAAGCCGAGtgccaggccctgaggcagcagctgcagcaggagaTGGAGCTGCTCAATGCCTACCAGAGCAAGATCAAGATGCAGACCGAGGCGCAGCACGAGCGCGAGCAGCAGAAGCTGGAGCAGAAGGTGTCGCTGCGCCGGGCTCACCTGGAACAAAAGGTGTGGTGAAAGAAACACTCACCATTTTCAAAGAGACATTTATATAATATATTTCAGTACTTCAGTATTTTACTTTCAAGTTTAAATGGAAAATGATGGAGAAAGTGTTACTAGTATTCATGATATAAGGAAGAGGTCTAGAATTATCAAAGTTAggctctttaaaaatgtatagaCAAGGAGAGAGATGTCCCTCTCTTATGTGAAGTACCACATTCCTGTTGGTGGGAATCTGGTGTTAAACTTATAGAGAACCATTTTAGAGTTGAGACAAATCTAGTTCTCAAACTGAGCACAGTTTGTTTTAAACTTctaaaaccaaacaaaccaCACATGTTGAAATAACAAGGACGTAAATGTAAATTTGTGACAACtgcttttaatttaaacttttttttttttttagtcagatACAAGGCACCATGGGTGATTCTAAACCCTTTTCAAGTGTGCTTAAGAACCCCTAAATTTCTTCCCATTATCCCAGCAATTAGGGACAAAATCCCATCAGATTTTTTGGAATGTGACTGAAAcctttcaaaatatttttttttccagctctcATTATGAATAATGTGTAGAAATGATCTGTAACAATTTAAGTCAGTCATATTCTACTCATGCCATACATTATATCATACCCTAAACCCATTTACTATCATTGATTTGGATATTAATGTACTTTAGTAAAAGTAGTTTTGCACTGTGTCGAGATGCAATGctccacagaaaaaaatcagcattttaaactTGGTTGGTCTAGTGTATTGGCATTAGAACTTGGCTCAACAGTAAGTAGTATATCCTATCTTACTGGCCTATAAAACAATGTGCAAATAGTAATTGGAATATAACACCAGTCAAATTCAGTACTTTTGTAAAAACAGTCTGttctacaattttttttttttttttacaaaatattttgtgTTGTAAACCTCAAGTTACTGCATTTTGCTATTAGGCTATTTTTCTCTAAATTATCCTGCTGAGGACTGAGGACTGACTATTTGCAAGGAGGGCTACATGTCACACTCTACAGGAGCTGAGTTCCCCTGAAGATCTGACCCTAAAATTCCCTCTTCAGGGGACCAGAACTTGAAGTTAGTAGTTGTGCTACTGAATAGTTTATTGGTATTTACTTGGTTAAGTCCTGACGTGTTTTAAATGAAGTGCAGCTTGTGAGCCCCACAATCAGCCAAAATGTAACTTCATGAATGCATCTGTGCAATTTCCTAACATGACATCCCTCTTTTTAACAATCATTTGGTTGTTTTTACACACATTATTTCTGCTTCATGTTGACCTCTTTTTAAAGCATAGattattttaaacatatatattttcatAGACATTGTAGCCTGGACAATAATCACTAACTAAGCAGCGCAATGGAGAAGCCTTACACAAAAATCAAACCAGATAAAAATGCCAAATCATTTTCTGGCCTTCAACATCCTCAGCTGTACTTACTGTACAACACAAAGAAGGGAACACTGAAGTGtgcagacaaacacaaacagactcAAATGAGTAAACATATAAATGGTCCAGGTGCTTTTTAAAGCACATCCTGGTGCTCATGCGGACAGGTCTGGATACACATTTGCATCCACCTCAGCAGGCAGCACGGTTGTTGAAAAGCAACCCAGACAGACAGTCATGAGTTCACAGAGACACGCACACAGATTTCCCTCACCACAGGTGGTGATGACAGTGGTATGCCTTCCTGCAGGGAGCAGACAGTCATTTCTCTCCCACACACTCATAATGCTGCTGAAATCTCCATAAGACAGTATTTTTGTCTTATTACCTCATGGTTGGCATTTccagtttattttgtaaaacaatgtgcaaagttatttttgcttttctggaacattgtgttgttttgtcaAAACTGGATTTTCATACTAACTCATAACAAGGGACTTCAATTATAAAACCACAAGTTTTTTTGTAAGCTGACAGCTTGTCTTTATACTTAAGTTTAAAATGATGCTTTTCACTTAAGAATGGCACAGCTTTTTCAATCTGTGCCCCTCATAATTTGGTTGCATGACACTGATTGAGATGCATAGTTTATGAGAAAATTGAGGCCACCTGTCAAGCATCATGtgttaagattaaaaaatggttaagtcCACATCCTTCCGAAGTGACCGACGTCATCGACACAGTCTAGCAGACAGCACTCCGACAACAAAGGAAGAGACGTTTGAAATGCAGCCCTGATCCAGTTCTGTTGGGTCCACTGGTGTCTGCAGTGAGCCGTGGTGGTCTGTCGCCATCTACTGGCTGCGACCAGACATGCACTCTGGGACTGGGATGATGTCATGCTTTTCAGAAGCACTATTGTCCTCGGGTTCGGTTCATGGTCAGAGTCTGGACTTTTCTGTGCATGCTCAGTAGTTGGTCGGATTGCCGTATTGCGCCATGCAGTGTTTTGTCTGCACCTGTGGATGTGAGTGCCGAATCAGTGTGGGAGCTCGGCTGAAAGAGAAGGCAGACACAACTGCCAATGCAAATTTAACACAACGAAACCTTCACAAGGCATAAAACAATAGTGTTAAAGTCAGGCATCATTTACGCAGGTATGCAATGCGTTGAGGTCAATTTTTAGGGATATTAAGTAGATAGTAAGCCATGACAAAATGATAATTGCAGACtgcaacatgaaaagctttacaatgaattaaaaaaaggattattACAAAATACACTTATAcagatgttttcattcattttgcaTGATGAGATCATTCCTTATGGACTGTAAAGGCATGTCTGGGCTAATATTTAGGTCTTTTCTTTATTGAATAGTTTGggtttttacaattttaatgTTGTAATATGAAGAAGTACTTGGTGAGCAAGAATAATTCCTGCATACAATTTACTCTAAAACAGAAGCATTGATCGGGCattcataaaaatgacaaaacctATACTGGTCTAATTACTTAaatcattttagcatgtatttatGCAATAAAGTTataactggaaaaaaagaaaaacaggataACTTTgtatcatcattaaataaaactGAGTCCATTATGGTAAGGCCAACCAAGCTTCACTaaacaaaaaatacactttttagaGGGTCTTCTTGAATATAATGGCTATTTatgactcaaaaaaaaaaaaacagaaaatgacaaaagtggaCCTCAAAATAAACTCTGGAGATGCTTTGGGCTCTTAATGGCAGATCAAACTCTCTTCTCTTGGTCCTTTTCTATCTTTTATTTGTTACAGGCTCATTATCAAGCCATCATTTGTTATTCATTACATTTTGATAATGAGTtcacctgtttttttaatttgaagctGGGTTTTAAAGAATAATATTAGCAACAATATTATGACAGCAGGGAAACAGGTAAATAAAAtaagccccccccccatgctAAATTAATagaatacaaaacaataaaaataaagctattACCACAAACCTGTGATgacaggtaaaaaaaacattgaaacaaCATTTCTGGAAGAGTGTTATCAGCTTCTTTGTGACAGCTACATTTACCcggccgtgaaaaagtatttgcaccctttctgattcctgagtttttgcatatttatcacacttaaatgtttcggatcatcaaaccaatttttatatctcacaaagacaacccaagtaaatagaaaatagagtgtttgaatgattatttcattttttaaggggggggatccaaacctatctgcccctatgtgaaaaagtaattaccccccagctttttggaaagctgggttcaatttcactggtcacacccaggcctgattatcgccagatttgttgaatcaagaaatcacttaaatagaatccaaagaaattcaagaacaaatgaataaaacaaagtgattgaaatctctCCATCTggaaaggttacaaagccatttccaaggcttttggactccagcaaaccacagtcagagccattatccacaaatggagaaaactgggaaaatTTGTTAACCTCCCCAGGAGTGgacagccaaccaaaatgactccaagagtgcaagaacgactcatccaggaggtcacatgaGGACCTTGAATGGCATCCGACCTGTAGGACCACactgggagagttccaaggccaaaaccactgctgataAAAAAGAACACAGGAGCCCGTCTCAcctttgccaagaaacatcttgatgatcctcaagacttttggagaaatattctgtggactgacgagacaaaagtggaactttttggagggtgtgtggcccgttacatctggcataaaaataacaaagcatttgataaaaagaacattatgccaacagtcaaacatggtggtggtagtttgatggtctggggctgctttgctgcttcaggacctggaccacttgctgtaattgatgaaacaatgaattctgctgtctaccagaaaatcctgaaggccaatgtccagccatcagttagTGCCCTCAAGCTAAGCggtcttgggttatgcagcaggacaactacctgaaacataccagcaagtccacctctgaatggctcaagaaaaccaaaattaaggttttggagtggcccagtcagggtccagacttaaatccaactgagatgctgtggtgtgaccttaaacagcagttcatgctggaaaaccctccaacatggctgagttaaaacaattctgggaagaagagtgggccaaaattcctctaAAGCGAtgcgaaagactcatcaccagttatcacaaacgcttgattcagttattgctgccaagagTGGCActaccagttattaggttcagggggtaattactttttcacacagggccaaataggtttgagttttttcccccttaaaagattaaataatcattaaaacactacattttctatttacttgggttgtctttgtgaaatatagaaattggtttgatgatccgaaacatttaagtgtgataaatatgcaaaaaactcaggaatcaaaAAGggtgcaaatactttttcacgacACTGTAAGAGCAAATTTTTGTGTAGCACAGCCATGTTGGAGTCTTCATGGGGCTTACTTAATGTAAACTATTCACATGTAATGGGCTTTGTCTGAGGGTAGTacagtttttgaaaaatgtttatttgtctATAAAGAAAATTCTGTGCTGTGATATACAGTACACTGcatattaaaagtattcaccccctagGATGTTTTAACCTATTTGTAAATCAGTCGtggtcaatatagtttggctctttgacaaaaaaaaaaacaaactcttttaatgtcaaagtgaaaactgactTCGACAAAGTGTTGttgattaaacaaaaatatgtaatggaagttaaaataagtgcataaatattcaccccctttaaagtgactgacctaattcaacagaggtccagccaactggtgttagtagtctcacaattagtgaaatgaggatcacctgagtgcagtgaatgtgtctcaagggattgtagtataaagacacctgtgtctggaaggtccagtcactggttaattagtattcctggctaccattacaccaaaaagacaaaagaaaactccaaacaactcagagaaaatgttatttaaaagtCTTAGTCTTGGGTgtggatataaaaaaaaattccagggcacTTTAcatccctggagttcagttaaatccatcatcaagaaatggagggaatatggcacgtgtaaatctgcctagatcactccgtcctcacaaactgaatgaccatgcaagaaggggACTAGTGAGAGattccaccaagacacctatgactactctgaaggagttacaagcttcagcagctgagatgggagagactctgcatacgaCGACTGTTCTTCAtgagtcaaagctttatgggcgagtggcaaagagaaagccactgttgaagaagaCTCGAATAAGATATCAACaagagttcgccaaaaggcatatgggagaccccatggtcaagtagaagaatGATGTTTGGTCTGTTGAGACCaaaatgccaaaattaacatttgGTAACAGGATAAAGACTGAATCACTGAATTTGAGACAATCCAGGGCTCATGATGTTGTgtctttgttgttattgttgaaGTCTTGCCCTTTTTTGGAGAAAGACTGTAagaattaagtatttttttaaaaaaagaaaaaaaaacaagattgttaaaaaaaagagcattttaaaaagctaaGCCTGACAACAGAAACTACAGAATATATGCTTTGaagatgtttatgtttttagtgTATATATTTATGATCTGATCTCTGCAGATTGAAGAGGAGCTGGTTTCCCTTCAGAAGGAGCGGACCGACCGGATCAAACACCTGCTGGAGCGTCAAGAGCGAGAGCTCGACAGCTTTGACATGGAGAGCATGCGGCTGGGTTTTGGAAACCTGGGCACCCTGGACCTCCCCAAGGATGACTACAGATGAGAGGCTTCTGTCCCGCTGCTGATATCGCCGCCGTAATCTCCCCCAGGCGTCTGTCGTCTGCCTCAGTAcacccctccctctcctctgacCTGACCGGACAGTGCAGGTGTTCACTGCTGCTGACGcccacactc
The Cheilinus undulatus linkage group 5, ASM1832078v1, whole genome shotgun sequence DNA segment above includes these coding regions:
- the taok3a gene encoding serine/threonine-protein kinase TAO3, which translates into the protein MPSSTRKGVPKDPELADLFFKDDPEDVFCDLHEIGHGSFGAVYFARNSYSNEVVAIKKMSYNGKQTTEKWQDIIKEVKFLGQLRHPNTIEYKGCYLKDNTAWLVMEYCLGSASDLLEVHKKPLQEMEIAAITHGALLGLAYLHSHNMIHRDVKAGNILLTELGQVKLADFGSASIASPANSFVGTPYWMAPEVILAMDEGQYEGKVDIWSLGITCIELAERKPPLFNMNAMSALYHIAQNDSPTLQSNEWSDPFRSFVDYCLLKIPQDRPSSGELLRHDFVRRERSPRILIDLIQRTKDAVRDLDNLQYRKMKKILYQEKHNGPMGESQEEEEDSEAASCKMNSLGSNHSIPSTSVSTGSQSSSVNSMQEVLDDSCSDMTMMHPQDYGSTLDSSPHTKKDHQYNWDEGIHRDHRSGLRPASSDKSSQAQNYKNQGRFATIKSASLVTKQIHEHEQESELREQMSGYKRMRRQHQKQLIALENKLKAEMDEHRLKLQKEVETQANNAYIELEKLAKRHAGQTEKEMKTALTDEKKFQQQIVTQQKKELTTFLDNQKKQYKLCKEKIKEEMNEDHSTPKKEKQERLSKHKENMQHSQAEEEAHLLAQQRVFYDRNCRGFKRKVMIKRHDLEQEQIREELNKKKTQKEMEHAMLIRHDESMQELEHRQLKTLQKLRMDLIRLQHQTELENQIEYNNRRERELHRKHVLELRQQPKNLKALELQIKKQFQDTCKVQTKQYKALRHHQMEVTPKAEHKTVLKALKDEQTRKLAILAEQYEQSINEMMASQALRLDEAQEAECQALRQQLQQEMELLNAYQSKIKMQTEAQHEREQQKLEQKVSLRRAHLEQKIEEELVSLQKERTDRIKHLLERQERELDSFDMESMRLGFGNLGTLDLPKDDYR